In a single window of the Nymphalis io chromosome 20, ilAglIoxx1.1, whole genome shotgun sequence genome:
- the LOC126776478 gene encoding uncharacterized protein LOC126776478, producing the protein MRSHILRIAVFAISLTGYSYGQNPPTLLTVDEGASFRTAVLTFTSEVERCYLETPSGLKVEFKPNDESNDKFQLLEDTDATRCRVNVNNIDVNDNGLWTLYSELSSETIRSQSYNVTVNPTSDNTADDDDDDDVDSDTADIEDFENQYFDTKIGASHTVFINDYAFVTSERCIIITPSGTQYNLQELNIDGIEAINHPDATCAIRISVNSEDMVGNWSLLAEGSRLSQNIIRRLPFTIHVEEFVDASVSEVIVVEGNDFYARLKNSIAIYDTCRLLGPDGNEYNEFEKDSRFVENCGYIVRNLKKTDSGKWNIVYGNKIIYRAPIIVTVNVATTGGATNLVWNKDRPVSVDLGAEDAVYCKLTGPDGSIFYDGFGRCRVAIDRVTMAHSGVWRMNIGLPGRVLTTNSEFIITVVETDPKPLVTTQVIANKPTVSLTCNVTSTYPIRSCKFRDPSGRVLLANEGVGESRYTFHGSGISYESNLHTHDCGILITGPLIRDLGLWRCAVETEGDTYYGFLGVFCPWAMRDPEVVAAIVTEPTLTADRSEVSSVVGDSVTMTCSVQSAIRYCYFRARNGTVFNVGPSDSHDQATYVGAGFDAGECGIRFPSLSVSDTGSWSCHVGLTDVQKAEQRARIDVHVQDSMVADQRLEKNNLIVEARIYNQRTLDYCRFVRIDGLGFTTDTIPERYTDLSNLSEGKCGIMVKTPTILENHPWTVVARIQGQDVELSRVTTITLAIPNPPPEGGVIYYHLPVAWIIVISVGLVMIVMASFLGPKNNRRWTYARASSIRNSFIRKSVEQQNNQPTKITATAA; encoded by the exons GTTATTCGTACGGACAAAATCCGCCAACATTGTTGACCGTTGATGAAGGTGCAAGTTTTCGTACTGCTGTACTGACGTTTACTAGTGAGGTAGAAAGATGTTATCTGGAAACTCCGAGCGGCTTAAAAGTTGAATTTAAACCAAATGACGAATCAAatgataaatttcaattattagaAGACACAGACGCAACTCGATGTCGAGTTAATGTGAACAACATCGACGTGAATGATAACGGCTTGTGGACTCTTTATTCAGAATTGTCTTCTGAAACTATTCGGTCACAGTCGTACAATGTAACTGTGAATCCAACATCAG ACAATACtgcagatgatgatgatgatgatgatgttgatAGCGATACTGCAGATATAGAAGATTTTGAAAACCAGTACTTTGATACTAAAATAGGGGCCAGTCACACAGTTTTCATTAATGACTATGCCTTTGTAACCAGTGAGAGATGTATCATAATAACACCTTCGGGTACACAGTACAACCTCCAAGAATTGAATATAGATGGCATTGAAGCTATCAATCACCCAGACGCTACATGTGCTATAAGAATTTCCGTCAATTCCGAAGATATGGTTGGAAATTGGTCGCTGTTAGCTGAAGGTTCAAGACTCTCTCAGAATATTATAAGAAGATTACCATTTACAATCCATGTCGAAG aatTCGTTGATGCCTCTGTAAGTGAAGTTATTGTAGTTGAAGGCAATGATTTCTACGCTCGATTGAAGAATTCTATAGCTATTTATGATACTTGCAGACTTCTGGGACCTGATGGAAATGaatataatgaatttgaaaaagaTAGTCGATTCGTTGAAAACTGTGGTTACATTGTTAGAAACCTTAAAAAAACTGATAGTGGAAAATGGAATATTGTTTAtggaaataaaatcatttataggGCTCCCATTATTGTGACAGtgaatg TTGCTACAACTGGAGGAGCAACAAATCTTGTATGGAACAAAGACCGACCAGTTTCAGTAGATCTCGGAGCTGAAGACGCAGTTTACTGCAAATTAACCGGCCCAGATGGCTCAATATTTTATGATGGATTCGGTAGATGTAGGGTCGCTATAGACAGAGTAACGATGGCGCATAGTGGGGTTTGGCGGATGAACATTGGTTTACCTGGTCGAGTTCTCACTACAAACTCAGAGTTCATTATTACAGTTGTCGAAACTG ATCCTAAGCCGTTGGTAACGACGCAAGTAATAGCGAATAAGCCTACCGTCTCATTGACTTGCAACGTAACAAGTACATACCCAATCCGCTCGTGTAAATTCCGTGATCCATCTGGTCGCGTGCTGTTAGCCAACGAAGGTGTTGGGGAGAGTAGATATACCTTCCATGGATCTGGTATCAG CTACGAATCTAACCTCCACACACATGATTGCGGTATCCTAATCACAGGTCCCCTAATCCGAGATTTGGGTCTTTGGCGGTGCGCTGTAGAAACTGAAGGGGATACCTATTACGGATTTTTAGGTGTCTTTTGTCCCTGGGCTATGAGAGACCCTGAAGTAGTAGCTGCAATTGTTACCG AGCCAACTCTTACAGCAGACAGAAGTGAGGTTAGCAGTGTGGTAGGTGATAGCGTCACCATGACATGCTCAGTACAATCCGCCATTCGCTACTGTTACTTCCGAGCTCGAAACGGCACCGTGTTTAATGTCGGACCTT CCGACTCGCATGACCAAGCTACATATGTTGGAGCTGGGTTCGATGCTGGAGAGTGTGGCATCAGGTTCCCGAGCCTCTCCGTCTCTGACACCGGTAGCTGGAGCTGCCACGTTGGTCTCACAGATGTTCAAAAAGCAGAACAACGCGCCCGAATTGACGTTCATGTCCAAG ACTCAATGGTGGCTGACCAGCGCTTggagaaaaataatttgatcGTGGAAGCCCGAATCTACAACCAGAGAACACTTGATTACTGTCGATTTGTGCGTATTGACGGCTTAG gtTTCACGACAGATACTATCCCAGAAAGATACACCGACTTATCCAACCTTTCGGAGGGCAAATGTGGTATAATGGTAAAGACACCTACAATTCTAGAAAACCATCCTTGGACTGTAGTTGCAAGGATCCAGGGACAGGATGTTGAATTATCCAGAGTAACTACCATTACTCTTGCTATTCCGAATCCCCCCCCAGAAGGTGGTGTTATct ATTACCATTTACCTGTCGCATGGATCATAGTTATTTCAGTTGGTTTAGTCATGATAGTTATGGCATCATTCCTTGGACCAAAAAACAACAGACGTTGGACATATGCAAGAGCAAGTTCCATCAGAAACAGTTTCATCAGGAAGTCGGTTGAACAGCAAAACAACCAACCAACTAAGATCACCGCCACAGCTGCTTAG